The genomic window TTTGTGAGGTTACCAAAGCCAGAAACCAGCTGTATTTTCACAAATAAATGTTGAATAAATGTTTTTCATCTGTGCTATTTATTGTCTTACATGTTCATCTGATCTGAGATCTGTTGTGACAAAAAGTGAAATCAGGAACTGAGGAAGAAGACTTGCATTCAAATGCCATGAATGAATGTGTTCTCTTACCAGATGAAGCTCATCCCCCTCCACCCAATGGGTCCAGCctcttccttctttctctcccttctgcaCACACACCAGATTGTCTCCCTCCCATGAGATAgtggtctacacacacacacacacacacacacacacacacacacacacacacacacacacacacacacacacacacacacacacacacacacacacacacacacacacacacacaccagattgtCCCCCTCCCATGAGATAAtggtctacagagagagaggacagacaacaTTATGCATTCTACTGTCAATTAGCAATTAGGAGcatgacctacacacacacacacacacacacacacacacacacacacacacacacacacacacacacacacacacacacacacacacacacacacacacacacacacacacacacacacagtagtgtgCAGGAATATATAACAACTTACAGACTTACAAACAGACACGTGTCGTGACGTTgcattagttaatgtgacgactgttgttcatcgaatgattaaagtttctaattgcgtgattaactgaatcaagctattattaactcattaacctggggcaccatgggaaaactaggCCTTCAGCTGTTCGATAACGTACTACTCCGGCGCACCTCTCTGAGCGTCCTCCCGATTTCAGTGTCctttttggcttaggagtctgttccctcaccctttgctctggaaggggtcttctgaggacagacagctctgtagctcagagctcacagcataggaatgaaaccctttagataccacgattcgatgggagatggaggctgGGTGGTttgacttgaattcacccgctgtattttgaaagttacatatcttgaaaactttttgggactatgtcaacaatggactaatgaaacaaataccaaaatatagtttttgggTCCAGTTTTCCTTTAAGTAATAAtgactatacagtatatattcaATAATTCCCATATATTATACACACCAGCTCTTTCATTACATAAACAAGTTAGGATTCAACTGTATAAATAGTCATAAAGGTGTCGTAAAGTTATAGGTATAGCAAAGTCTCACACATGGTAAGTTACAACAATACAGAATATAGTTGGCCCAGTGGCCAATAACGGACTTCCATTCCTTCATGGTATTTGCAGCCGCTCACAAGGTAATGGTTTATGGGCTTGGAAAGAAATCAGCCTACAGGCTTACAAGGGCTGTTCTTTTTTGGGGGGAGAAAAATATGCAGATCCTAATCAGGTCCCAGGAAAAAAAATCTTATCAGAAGAAAAATTGTATCATACAAGTTTTTCTCAGATCTCCTGACTAAACATCTATTAGTTTTCACATTGTCCTTTTCAGCAGTTCCAGCAACTACGGTGGATGCCCAACTAGGCCAGCTCAGTGAAGCTAGGTTTGGCTCTGCTCTgtttggctcagtagtgtgaaaagccCTTATATGTTTTCAAGGACACCGGTGTCTTCTCTAATGCAGCAATCTACTGCTTCCCCCTTAGCCTCAACTCAAGGCTCCTTTTGTGTTCGCAGTGGTACCTCAATCAAATATTGATGAGCACACATAAGGACTGCCATTTGGGATCTCACACTAGAGGGAATATGACAAACCACTACTGAAACATCAAAATGAATCCTTGTCCGTATCTCTAGTCTCCAGAAATACGTTTTGATAgccttttaaaaaacaacaactgaatgTGTGATGGAAATGTTTTGTCAACTCACCATGCATTTTCTGTCATCCACCCCTGACAGGTCCTCTTCAAACTCCTTGCCAACATGGAAATCCATGTTGTAGTTCTTAAAGGTACTGAGGGTCTTGATGACTACGTGGTCACCATCGTGATTGATGTCTTTGTCAGGCTTCAACAAGGTGGCAATTTTCCTAATGGCAACATTTACATCTGTGTGATGGGTCCCCaaaaaagggaagagagagagtagagagagcgagagatagagagagattaaCACTGAGGAGCAGGAAGgctccgggtcaacagcatcaatgtaacagtataattttaaaccgtcccctcgcccatacccgggcgcgaaccagggtccctctgcacacatcaacaacagtcacccacgaagcatcgttacccatcacaaaagccgcggctcttgcagagaaaggggaactactacttcaaggtctcggaacaagtgacgtcaccgattgaaacgctatttagcgcgaaccaccgctaactaagctagccgtttcacaagCAATATGTCAGTATCTACACCCGTGCTCAAATAAACACACTTTTGAACTATACTAAATTccataacgttagctaggtatATTAATGCCTAGAGCTCAATATTGACCGCAGGGCGCAGTGGTCCTGATGCAACGGAACTCGACGTATGGAGCAGCAATATCCTTGCGCATCATCCATTTGACTGAAGTTTGGAGTCCCCCTTAAACGAATCATCCCCCAAAAATGCTGTAACAACTCACCGAGGACCTTTAAGTACTCCTCGAAGTTGTCATTTGAGATCATTTTCCAATACCCATTCAGATCAACTGGCATATTGGCTGTGTTTCTAGTTTCCTTACTTCCTGGTGAAATGGGCAAAGGAGATCCGATATCGCTGTTCACTTGCGACGGAATGCATGACTGCTGTCCAGGCCTCCTATTTGAACCAGAATCCCTTTAATCCGATTACTTAATagttttcttctttttttacaaGAATTGGAAACTCCCTCCCACCACAACTGATCTGCGCAAACTGCGCATTTGAAACGAGCCATACATCAATTAACCCCAGCCTATACTCAAGAGAACAGGCTGGGGACGAGATAATACATATGGGAGAGTTGGGTAAATTGAGCCATAGGGGTAAATTGAACCACCTttgaaaccatacacaaaatgtatcatttgaccaaatatttatgaATAGGTTATCATTTCATGGAGTATGTGAAGGAAGAAACtacatggaaaaagtggtaaaCAAATTAGGTCCAAAAAACGGATTATCACAATATCCAATTAAtttattgtgttagaggtttcatgatgcttgcatctaaaccaaagtagataatTTAAAGATGGTTCTGTgcatcagttggggtctctataaaATTCAATAtaaggtcctaaacctagcatgaaagtgcagccatgtagctgtgtgggctagtATAGTAAACATGTTTGCCTTGGAGTAAATTGAGCCAATGGACATGGGGTAAATTAAGACAATGGCAAGTTGAACAAATGTAAGTGTTTTCTTCAAAGGAATGATGCAAGGTAAGAACTGGACCTGGCAAATgttaaaagtgtttaaaaaagtaCAACTTGTTTGTTAGATGTTAAGCCTTTCCCAGGAATGATGCCAGGCATTATCGCTGGGATATGAGGTAAGAACAGGGCCTGGCAAATGTTAAGTGTTTAAAAAAGTACAAATTGTTTGTTAGAtgttaagcctgtgttaaaatATGCTTAAAATGATTGAAAAACAATAAAGCGATTGTGATTGTGTTGAAATGTGTTTTGGAAATAAAGATATAAgctatcaaaataaaaaataaagagagTCACACACTACATATAAACTCctagtaatttattgggtaaatcaCCAACGTTTCGACAAACTATGTTTTCAAACCCGTAAGGTTGACATGATTATTTACAGGGCctcaacatcctgaaatatatgttgATATCTTTGTTCGAAATAACACCATGGGTGTTTCTCGATGCGCATACT from Oncorhynchus masou masou isolate Uvic2021 chromosome 3, UVic_Omas_1.1, whole genome shotgun sequence includes these protein-coding regions:
- the LOC135515914 gene encoding retinol-binding protein 1-like, producing the protein MPVDLNGYWKMISNDNFEEYLKVLDVNVAIRKIATLLKPDKDINHDGDHVVIKTLSTFKNYNMDFHVGKEFEEDLSGVDDRKCMTTISWEGDNLVCVQKGEKEGRGWTHWVEGDELHLELRACGAVCKQVFKKT